One region of Girardinichthys multiradiatus isolate DD_20200921_A chromosome 1, DD_fGirMul_XY1, whole genome shotgun sequence genomic DNA includes:
- the oard1 gene encoding ADP-ribose glycohydrolase OARD1 — MQIVVRGFACLFRKTRSQVLPLSPVSKQDLNSMLSASSYNRAPCSTHGIQFPEDSWRLKHASGDLFSCPMDEALAHCISEDCRMGAGIAVLFKKKFGGVSKLKEQRKLPGQCALLIQDGRFIYYLITKKKASQRPTYENLRLSLEDMKSHCLKNGVKRISMPRIGCGLDRLQ, encoded by the exons ATGCAAATAGTCGTGCGTGGTTTCGCTTGTTTATTTAGGAAGACGCGTTCACAAGTTTTACCACTGAGTCCAGTCAGCAAACAGGATCTCAACTCAATGTTGTCAGCGTCGTCTTATAATCGAGCGCCATGTTCCACTCATGGAATACAG TTTCCAGAAGACAGCTGGAGGCTGAAGCATGCCTCCGGGGACCTGTTCTCCTGCCCAATGGACGAAGCCTTGGCCCACTGCATCAGCGAGGATTGCCGCATGGGGGCAGGGATAGCAGTGCTGTTCAAGAAGAAATTCGGCGGGGTGTCGAAGTTAAAGGAGCAGC GGAAGCTGCCAGGACAGTGTGCATTGCTGATACAGGATGGACGTTTCATCTACTATCTG ATCACAAAGAAAAAAGCCAGTCAGAGACCCACGTATGAAAACTTGAGACTGAGTCTGGAAGACATGAAGTCTCACTGCTTAAAGAACGGTGTCAAGAGGATATCGATGCCTCG TATTGGGTGTGGCCTGGACAGACTGCAATGA